TAAGCTGGTTGATCGCAACATTCGCCCCGCGACTGAAGAAGAATGGGCTTGGGCTGATGTGGTAGTTTTCTCGGCGATGATTGTCCAGAAACAAGATTTACTAGAACAAATCCGCGAAGCAAAAAGACGTGGTAAATTGGTTGCAGTCGGTGGTCCTTACCCAACTTCAGTACCTAGTGGAGTTCAAGAAGCTGGTGCAGATTTTCTCATTCTTGATGAAGGAGAAATCACCCTACCGATGTTTGTCGAAGCAATTCAAAAAGGTGAAAAATCTGGGACATTCCGCACCACAGAAAAACCCGATGTCACAACTACACCCATCCCCCGTTTTGATTTATTGGAATTGAATGCTTATGATTCAATGTCAATTCAATTTTCGCGGGGTTGTCCTTTCCAGTGCGAATTTTGTGACATTATTGTGCTTTATGGTCGCAAACCCCGGACGAAATCTCCAGCACAATTGTTGGCAGAATTAGATTATCTTTATGAATTAGGTTGGCGCCGCAGCGTGTTCATGGTCGATGACAACTTTATCGGCAACAAACGAAATGTTAAATTGTTGTTGAAAGAGTTAAAAGTCTGGATGGCAGAACATCAGTATCCCTTCAGTTTTGACACTGAAGCTTCTGTGGATTTAGCACAAGATCTAGAATTGATGGAATTAATGGTTGAATCTGGTTTTAAAGCAGTATTTTTGGGAATTGAAACCCCAGACGAAGATAGTTTGCAACTGACAAAGAAATTCCAAAATACTCGCAGTTCCTTGACAGATGCAGTGCAAACCATCATTAAAACTGGATTGCGCCCAATGGCTGGATTTATTATCGGCTTTGATGGCGAAAAAGCCGGCGCAGGCGATCGCATTGTCCGTTTTGCTGAACAAGCAGCAATCCCCTCCACCACCTTCGCCATGTTACAAGCGCTACCCAATACAGCACTTTGGCATCGTCTGACAAAAGAAGGAAGACTCCGGGAAGGTACAGATGGAAACATCAACCAAACCACTTTGATGAACTTCATCCCCACCCGTCCCCTGGAAGAAATTGCCAGAGAATATGTTGAAGCATTTTGTGCTTTATACGACCCAGTACAATATTTAGACCGCACCTACCGCTGTTTCTTGATGATGGGTGGACCAAGTTGGACAGCACCATTTAAAATGCCAGAATGGGTGGTTGTCAAAGCACTATTAATTGTAATTTGGCGACAAGGAATCAAACGGGAAACCCGCTGGAAATTCTGGCATCACTTATTCAGCATCATCAAGCATAACCCAAAAGTGGCAGATCATTATCTCGCCGCCTGCGCCCACAACGAGCATTTTCTAGAGTATCGCCAAATTGTACGCGATGAAATTGAAAGTCAGCTAGCAGCCTATCTTGCACAAGGCGCAGAAACACCTTATGTCCCCCCTGTCAAGGAAAAAGTGGTAGCCAAAGCTGAAGCAATAGTCAGTTAAGCATAGTCATTGGAAGTCGGCGGTTTATCCAACCCACCGCCGACTTATAGCACTTCCTATTCAGATGAGGTACAAAATTGTATCACGCGATGTAGGGGCACGGCACTGCCGTGCCCTTACCGATGTACCTCACTAGGGCGAGAAACGCTATAGGGTTTGGCAAAGGCTAGTAGTCTGTCAATTTTGTTTTGAGGGATTTTTGGTAGTGTGAGCGTCTCGCTCACGCGGGCAAGATGCCCGCACTACAGTCCATCATTTTTATCTTGACACAGTAGTAGTCTGTCAATTTTGTTTTGAGGGATTTTTGGTAGTGTGAGCGTCTCGCTCACGCGGGCAAGATGCCCGCACTACAGTCCATCATTTTTATCTTGACACAGTAGTAGTCTGTCAATTTTGTTTTGAGGGATTTTTGGTAGTGTGAGCGTCTCGCTCACGCGGGCAAGATGCCCGCACTACAGTCCATCATTTTTATCTTGACAGAGTACTAGGATCAAGCATGAAGTAGCCAGCTGTGAGCCGTCAAGAATCACTGCCCTTCAAGGGCAGTGAGTATGTCAACATTGGAGAAAATACGCATCTGTGTTTCCAGGGTCTGGAAACCCAAGATAATCTTGATACTTCAGTTGACACTACTTTTGTAAATACTCATGTCTTCAAATCCCCAGAACAGGGCTACGCCCCGCTTCGCTAACAGCGGTAACGAAATTCGCAACCTATTCCTAGACTTCTACGCCCAACGGGGACACCAAATTCTCCCAAGTGCGTCCCTTGTACCAGAAGACCCGACTGTGCTGCTGACAATCGCGGGGATGCTACCATTTAAACCGATATTCCTCGGACAGCGGACACCGGAGTTTAAGCGGGCGACGACATCGCAAAAATGCATCCGCACTAATGATATCGAAAATGTCGGACGCACGAAACGGCATCAAACTTTTTTTGAGATGCTGGGTAATTTCAGCTTTGGTGATTATTTTAAAGCACAAGCGATCGCCTGGGGTTGGGAAATCTCCACACAAGTCTTTGGCTTACCACAAAACCGTCTCGTTGTCAGCGTCTTTGAGGAAGATGATGAAGCTTTTGCCATTTGGCGCGATCAAATCGGCGTCCCGGAAGCAAGAATCAAGCGCATGGGTGCAGATGATAACTTTTGGGTATCTGGCCCCACAGGCCCTTGTGGCCCCTGTTCAGAAATATACTACGACTTCCACCCGGAACTTGGTGACGACAACATTGATTTAGAAGACGACACCCGATTTATCGAGTTTTATAACCTCGTCTTCATGCAATATAATCGGGATGCGGACGGTAATTTAACACCACTGCAAAATAAAAACATTGACACCGGCATGGGTTTGGAAAGAATCACCCAAATTCTGCAAAAAGTGCCGAATAATTACGAAACCGATTTAATTTTCCCCATTATCGAAACAGCAGCGCAAATTGCGGGGATTGACTACCACAACAGCGATGAGAAAACCAAAGTCTCCTTGAAGGTAATTGGCGATCACGTGCGGGCTGTTGTTCACTTGATTGCTGATGAAATCCGCGCCTCTAATGTCGGTCGGGGTTATATTTTGCGCCGGTTAATTCGCCGGGTGGTACGTCATGGACGATTAATTGGGATTGCGGGGGAATTTATTACCGAAGTTGCAGAAACAGCGATCGCACTTTCCGAATCAGCTTACCCCAATGTCCGTCAACGGGAAACCGTAATTACAGCCGAACTGCAACGGGAAGAATCAAATTTCCTGAAAACTCTCGATAGAGGCGAAAAACTACTGGAAGATATCATTCTCACAGTCAAACAACAAGGAAACACCCAAATTAGCGGTGAAAGCGCCTTTACTCTGTATGACACCTACGGCTTCCCCTTAGAATTAACTCAAGAAATCGCTGAAGAAAATCACCTGACTGTGGATGAAGCGGGATTTGCGCTCGAAATGCAAAAGCAGGTGGAACGCGCCAAAGCAGCACACGAAACTATCGATTTAACTGTCCAAGGTTCCCTCGACAAACTTGCAGAACACATCCACGCGACGGAGTTTTTAGGTTATACCCAAGCTGCGGCTAATTCAAAAGTAGAAGTATTGCTGGTTGGTGGTGTTTCCCAAGAAGAAGCAGAAGCCGGAACCCAGGTGCAAATTGTCCTTGACAAAACGCCATTTTATGCAGAGTCAGGCGGACAAATCGGCGATCGCGGTTATATTACCGGTGATGGTGTCGTCGTGCAAATCGAAGATGTCAAAAAAGAATCTGATTTCTTTGTTCACTTCGGACGCATCGAACGCGGTACAATCCGAATAGGAGATGCTGTAACTGCCCAAATTGATCGCGGTTGTCGCCGTCGTCTGCAAGCTAACCATACCGCCACCCACTTACTCCAAGCAGCGTTAAAGAAATTTGTCGATGATGGCATATCCCAAGCCGGTTCCTTGGTTTCCTTTGACAGGTTACGCTTTGACTTTAACTGTCCCCGTGCTTTGAGCGCAGAAGAATTGCAGCAAGTAGAAGAACAGATTAACACCTGGATT
The Gloeotrichia echinulata CP02 DNA segment above includes these coding regions:
- a CDS encoding DUF4070 domain-containing protein, which codes for MRILLVYPIFPKTFWSYEKILELVDRKVLLPPLGLVTVAAILPQEWEFKLVDRNIRPATEEEWAWADVVVFSAMIVQKQDLLEQIREAKRRGKLVAVGGPYPTSVPSGVQEAGADFLILDEGEITLPMFVEAIQKGEKSGTFRTTEKPDVTTTPIPRFDLLELNAYDSMSIQFSRGCPFQCEFCDIIVLYGRKPRTKSPAQLLAELDYLYELGWRRSVFMVDDNFIGNKRNVKLLLKELKVWMAEHQYPFSFDTEASVDLAQDLELMELMVESGFKAVFLGIETPDEDSLQLTKKFQNTRSSLTDAVQTIIKTGLRPMAGFIIGFDGEKAGAGDRIVRFAEQAAIPSTTFAMLQALPNTALWHRLTKEGRLREGTDGNINQTTLMNFIPTRPLEEIAREYVEAFCALYDPVQYLDRTYRCFLMMGGPSWTAPFKMPEWVVVKALLIVIWRQGIKRETRWKFWHHLFSIIKHNPKVADHYLAACAHNEHFLEYRQIVRDEIESQLAAYLAQGAETPYVPPVKEKVVAKAEAIVS
- the alaS gene encoding alanine--tRNA ligase — encoded protein: MSSNPQNRATPRFANSGNEIRNLFLDFYAQRGHQILPSASLVPEDPTVLLTIAGMLPFKPIFLGQRTPEFKRATTSQKCIRTNDIENVGRTKRHQTFFEMLGNFSFGDYFKAQAIAWGWEISTQVFGLPQNRLVVSVFEEDDEAFAIWRDQIGVPEARIKRMGADDNFWVSGPTGPCGPCSEIYYDFHPELGDDNIDLEDDTRFIEFYNLVFMQYNRDADGNLTPLQNKNIDTGMGLERITQILQKVPNNYETDLIFPIIETAAQIAGIDYHNSDEKTKVSLKVIGDHVRAVVHLIADEIRASNVGRGYILRRLIRRVVRHGRLIGIAGEFITEVAETAIALSESAYPNVRQRETVITAELQREESNFLKTLDRGEKLLEDIILTVKQQGNTQISGESAFTLYDTYGFPLELTQEIAEENHLTVDEAGFALEMQKQVERAKAAHETIDLTVQGSLDKLAEHIHATEFLGYTQAAANSKVEVLLVGGVSQEEAEAGTQVQIVLDKTPFYAESGGQIGDRGYITGDGVVVQIEDVKKESDFFVHFGRIERGTIRIGDAVTAQIDRGCRRRLQANHTATHLLQAALKKFVDDGISQAGSLVSFDRLRFDFNCPRALSAEELQQVEEQINTWIAEAHSANIEVLPIAEAKAKGAIAMFGEKYGDEVRVIDFAGVSMELCGGTHVSNTAEIGVFKIITEAGVASGVRRIEAVSGPAVLDYLNVRDKVVKDLSDRFKVKPEEIPDRITSLQTELRNSQKQLETLKGQLAIAKSDSLLQTAESVGDYQIIVAQLDDVDPESLKTAAERLLQKLGNGAVVLGSVPEADKVSLVAAFSAEVNKKGLQAGKFIGAVAKICGGGGGGKPNLAQAGGRDGSKLPQALEQARSDLKAGLG